GGAAAGCAACTacagaaagtgactgcctgcaacaGTGCAGCAGATAGTGTAGCAGATAGTGCAGCATTCACTTCCCATTGAGAATGGACATCACTAAGGTaatgtcttttgtagtataaaCCTTATGCAAGGCACAAGATTCAGGTTCTAAGACTTGCAAAATCAGAAACGAAAATCCTCTTCCAAGACTTGcaacaacctctctcaagaacaaagctgctgcaacctcaaggacctgatccaagatcgaagatatcttaagtccttaggtttgttgagtctttcttatttgttccttattgtaactcctatcttgctttcttagaagctgtttttaggaaacccaaaatccgtaaactcttcagtttatgttgtgactaggtttagtcataagttaaagtctttgtaactagagagttgcaaagtggcttgtaataagtgttattacaagttagagtgagtaaaagcctttgtaactgtagagtgacaaagtggcttgtggtgagagcatcacaagttagttaaattctttgtaactagggagtcacaaagtggcttgtggtaagagtaccacaagttagttaaattctttgtaatagagtcattataaagtggcttgtaataggtgtttacaagttagtgaagttgaaagcctacaagtgtaggtcgtggtttttgtccccttgagttaggatttttccacgtaaaaatcctctgtgtTCTTTACTTACTATCGTGCTACTGTGGAAAaattagagaacctgattcctTATACTGGTTGGTTTTACAGTCTATTGCTTACAGTAGGAGCTGATAGAGAACCCGGTTCTTTATACAGTCAGGTGGATGCTTAGTTTCTAACAATTGATACCAGAgcgggttctttctaaaaggttaacacctagaaaggatctgcATGGATACTCCACCAAACTTCGAGGAAAGGCAATCAACCAATAGACCACAAAGATTTCAGAAGATGGGTCACAAAAATGGTGGGATCCCAAAGAAAGGAAGTTCCAGCAGGAATCTCAAAGGAAATGAGTGTTGTCATAAGTGTGGAAATCCTGGACACTTCATCAAAGACTGCCCATTTCTAAAACAAGAGCATCATAAACACAACTCTGACAAAGTAGCAAAAAGGAACCCGGTTCCTAACAAACGATTCAGCCGAAAACGTGTAGTTGACAATGTTGTgaagcaagctcttgctgcatggggagactcctctaGTGAATCAGAAGAGGAACCAAATGCCGAAAGCAACTCCATGATGGCAGTGCAAAATGAGGCAAAGGAATTTGATTCATTTTTTGTATTGACGGCTCAGTCCGATGAGAATGAAGAGGTTGACAATGATGAGGTAactttcagggatgttcagagaaatctaaaGTCCTACTCTTCGAAAAAATTGATGTCATTAGCAAATGTTCTAATTGAtacatattatagttttgttgatGATAAAAATGCCCTAATCATAGAGCTAGGAGATGCTTAACAGTCTAGAGATGATTTGATGGTGGTGGTTGATGACTTGAAGGAAACCATAGAGACCCTTAGCAAAGAAAAGAACACTCTAGTAGAGAAAATTATAGTTACTGAGCAGGAAAGGAATGATATGGTAGTTTCCATTGTAGATTTAAGGAAACAAGTGGAAGAAGTAACTAGAGAACACAACTTgttgaaaaaacaaacaaaaaaatggaTGGACAATACTGAGGGAGAGGAAGTGGCTAGAAAggctcaacttgagcttgagagtgAGCTTAAGAAAGTTATAACAAGTCTTGTTGTTGAGCTTAAAAAGAATAGACAACTTCAGGAGGatttaaaaagggttaaaaatgatcTTGATAAGTCACCTAAATGGACCCGGTACTCTGATGTAATAACGTCTATGTACAGGAgtaatgatggaaacaggcaagGCATCGGGTTCCAAAAGGCTAAAACCTCCTATAATCCCCATAGGAAGTATGTAACTGTGGCTGATAATAGGTTGTGCACTCACTATGGTCAAACTGGTCATTACAAGGACTCTTGTAAAGTTAAAAATCAGTCTTTGcagaaaaacaaagtttttgtTGAAAAACGGCGTACtaatgaggaacctggttccctgAAAGAAAATATGTGCTGCCTGCATGGGCAAAAAGAAGTTTGATCCGCTCATTCTATCATTATAAGTTACCCAAGCtggtttgggttcctaagtctaatcatTGACTTAAGTTTGCAGGGAACAATGAAAGGGAGCAGTCAAAAGTGGCACGTGGATAGCAACTGCTGGAAGCTCATAAGTGAAGAacaaatgatttcctttcactgaAGACCTTGCAAGGAAGGAGTGTATCCTTTAAAAATGGCAATaagggatacattctgggagttggaaggatcgGGAACATTATGAGTCCATTGaacagtagagtacctggtcctctacgaGATTTTGTTGGGTATTTCCCAAATCTGTGATAAGGGGATCTTGGATGTCTGAGTGTTGTTAATGATAATGTTGAGTTATGGCACAAAAGGATAGGTCATGCAAGTTTCACGTTGCTGAACAAATTAgtcaagaaggacctggttcatggTCTGCTCAAATCAAGCTTCAAGGATCACAGGatgtgtgatgcatgtgtaaaaggaATGCAAGTCAGATCCTctttcaagcccaaaaaggaagttagtatctcaaggccacttgatctcctccatatgaatctatgtggacctatgaggatGCCAAGTAAAGGAGGAAAGAGTTACATATTCTCATCAGTATGGATGATCACTCCAGATTTACATGGACTTTATTCCTTAGAACTGAAGATGAGACTCCAGCTGACatagaggaacctggtccctcaatcACAATATCTGAAGTAGAAAACAGAGTTGTGGATGTCATACATGGAACTCCAGCTACTGAgaaattcaaaccagatcaaagacaagaaactcacttgccttctcaaCCTTTCTCTCTCAAATAGAGCCTAAGAATATCAAGGAAGTATTGAAAGATGCTGACTGGATTACAGCTATACAAGAAGAGCTCTGTCAACTTGAGAGGAATAGAACGTGGAACCTGGTTCCACGACCTACTGACAGAACGGTTATAGAATCCAGGCTCCCTGTGCTTGGTGTGAAAGAAATCATGAAGGAACCTACTCAATGTGCAGATATATGCTTATGGAATCATATTTGGAGCTACAACTGACTCATTATgtgaagaatttgctaaactcatgggaagtgagtttgaaatgagtatgttgGGGGGAACTGAATGTCTTCCTGGGTCTTCAAGAGAAGCAGTCCATAAAGGGAATGTGTATCAGTCCGTAGaaatacatcaaagaactcttgaaaaggtttgatatggaagcatcaaagggGAATCATTTGATCTCTACTCTATCTTACTGTCAGCAGGTTAGACATTGTATTTAGTGTGGGATTATGTGCAAggttacaatcaaattctaaggaatctcatctgaaggctgctaAGAGAATTCGGAGATATTTTAAGGGGACACAGAACCTGGTTCTGTACTATTCTTCAGGTGACAATTTCAACCTTATTGGTTATGCTGACGTTGATTATGCAGGCTATCTGGTGAACAAGAAAAGCACATCTGGAATGGCTCATTTCCTTGGATCATGTTTTatctcatggggtacaaggaAATAAAACTCAGTAGCTCTCTCAATAGCTGAAGTAGAATATGTTGCAGTTGCCTCGTGCTAAATCACTATGGATCAAGCAACAATTGGAAGATTTTGGTGTATACATTGATTGTGTACTGCTTCTATGTGACAACATCAGTGCTCTCAACATGTCAAAGAACCCGGTTCAACATAAAAGAACTAAGCACATTGACGTCAGACACCATTTTCTCAGGGACAATGTTGAAAAGGTTCTGATCTGTACGAAGTTCTAGAAGACGAAGGATCAGGTTGCAAACATCTTCACCAAGGCACTGAGcagggaacattttgaaagaaatcgtcTGGAGTCGGGGTTGATCAAGCTCAACTGAGGACCTGGTCCCTGGATGATTGGCTATGTTAAGAAAGAAAGGTACAATGCTAAAAAGTTTTTTTTGGCGACATCTAACTCAAATCTATACTGTTACAAGTATACACATATGGTAGTTTCAAGACAAAAACAAGTAAGAGTGACATTGCACTTCTAGGAGTCTttgctcaaaattttcaaaaacagTCATGGAACCTGGCTCCTATGACTCAGATTAGTAGTCTCTTCAATACTTATATGCCTTTTTAAGCTGCTGAAGTGTTATATAGGTGTCAACATGGGAGGAACAGAATCAAATGTTGTGCATGAAATTGATAACTTTGCAGGCAGAATGTTGCTAACAATGCAGTGAAACATATGAGGAATATGGTTCTCTGGTTCTCAAGAGATAGCTCTGCTTCGCAAGGGGGACGTTGTTAATAATATGTTGATTATAGGTTTGATCCGTAGGAAACATGTGTGAAATCTGGTTCTTAAGAGGAATATTAATTCTGGGTTTGTCaccatcaaaaagggggaaattgataagttatggaactttgagttttgatgattttccAAACAGTTTTGAGGAACCAGTTGTGATCGGCTCCTTAGGTTTGATTTTTATGTGGAATATGGCTTATTCGTAGGGGGAATAATATGGAGATCTAGTTCTCATagggaatatcaattctaagcTTGtcgtcatcaaaaagggggaaattgataggttataaGTACCTTGGGCacaagtactttactttatgttttgatgatctaacaaacttaccattcagaaccagataaggaacttgTTACATATCTACAAGACTTGAGATCCCAAAGTTCTAGGTTGGGATCTAGCCCTTGGGAAATCAAGGTGAATGCTATTTCTAAATCAAAGGACCTGcaggagctgaccatagaagagctagttggaaatctgaagacctacgagatgaagaggaagatagacagtgaaagaagagaaccaaagaaagaaaataacccGGTACTCAAAGTTgatagcaatgactcaagtgaggaagaGTAGAAGGAACAACTTAGggaacaggtccctaccagttcccgaggagactgtatgaagtcaactctccagcagGAAAGTTGCTGCCTACACACGCTATTGTACATGaacagtgcaacagtcaactttctgtggaaggctttttacctaccttgcttacatcattgtaagtgatgtcacacatgtataaatacaatcaaggaaggtaaaatgaCTTACTTCATGTGAGAACCAGATAATGGACCTGAAGCATGTTTGTtacaatcattcaagttaatcgacTCAAAATAATCTGGGCAGTGTTCTTTCGATTTACAGGAACCAGATTAGGGACCTGATACCTTGGTGTTCCCCTAACAGAAGTATAAGTCAACTATACAGTCTGCTACTTACAGTGGGAGCTGATAGAGAACCCGGTTTTCTATACAGTCTGGTGGATGCTTAGTTTCTAAcaggcgccaaaaacttgttgcggccaaacgcacacgcaagtatacatggtcgttaagtaataaagtgactaaaagtcggacgTCGAACCCACGAGCACTTGTGATTaaatattaactaaattagactatcctaattatttaaacaagaattaaacctagaaatATTCGATTATAAACTaatcaaaataaaggaaaataaatggTGAACTCTGAACAAGGAAaaagcagatttttatgatatcaatgtaacgaaaacgatctagggtcatggtctatctaacattcctattgtattcttcaattgaattgactaattaatttgtcTAGTTTATTGGTTTacatggttaatattgctcataagaatctgtcgagttcttacttccatattcaagctaacctaaggCCTATATGCCTATAGAGtgtagaatcaacaagaacacatttataattcctgtataTCAACCAAgaaaggcaattaggtatatgtctatcctaatagcgaatccattccccgatgcccagattcaagaacttgctctactcaatcctttgtgcaatctagaattcctaCTTTCGAGTTTAACTCTAGCTTCAtaaatagtattcaattggtaatcaagcaatcaaataattaagttcaagattgaataaataaactaatatgataaaataagaaatcaaaatcaatatataaataacaatagtcatgaaagaacgaCAACCTTAGAACGTGaaatttagctccacatagacatggtatacaaacaacaaatcatacaaagaaacataaaaattattaagtttggtggaagaaacTTGGAACTAGATGAATGTCGGCCTCCATGGCGACTCTGTGCTTGTGTTTCCCTCTCAAAAATGTCCTCTATCCTCAAAATAGGCCTAGGTttgcttttatatgagttggggacGTCTTGGGGTCGACATAACCGAGTCTCGATCGAAATAGAGCATGTTCATGTTTTGAGCGTTCAAGGAAGCTTGGGGCATTGGCCCTGGCGCTCAACTTTTTATCATTCTGTTTTAAGCACCACAGGTAGTGCCCCACGTTGCTTGTGGCCCTCAAATGTGCATTTTTGCCTTTTCTTCCCATTTTCGATCCAATTCATGCACGTTCATCCCAAATCACatccgaatgattcctacacatagaaatatcACAAATTAGCACAAATCATTATATTATACATCCGAAATCTACGAGACATGAGCATAATGTGAGGCAATATATGTAAAAATATGCATACTCTAAgccaaacatcatatatatatatataaggatcaTCTGCGGTTggtatatttaattttatttgggTTATGTGTTGGAATAAGACATAAATTTAGGTTTCTCGAATTAATTGTTTGCGGTCGGTAAAATCGACTGACTTCAATCGATCTGCTCTACTGACCCATGGTTTATCGATTTTTTTTTCAATCGATTTCTGGTCAGTTTTCTTTATAAATCGACCAATCTTGATAGATTTTTGttggttttcttcatttttagtagtgttttgagatttcttcttcttcactcacGAGCTCTTACTTTTCCCTCTCTAATTCTCTGATAGAaattaagggtccaccaaactatatagagaacaaggttctctattagttcccacagaatacacgcacactgcagtaagtaaatgacacaatagagttttacgtggaaaactcccagctcacgggatCAAAAACCACGAGCTACCCTTATAAGATTtaaacttcactactgagcaaactttggattacaaactattgtaacctaggaattaacctcttaatcccttactaacttgtaacaacactattataagccactttgtaataactctcttacaaagactttacaactcgactaactctagccaagacacaaacacaagggtttatgatttaaaaagatttcctacataatgcttctaactaagctaagtaggaattacaagtagagTGCTTTAACAAAGctacaacacaactaaggacatgtaatAACTCGATACAGGAAACTGGTCTgttgttatgttgttctttgttcttgatgcccaTGAGAGTCACTTGCAAGATTGATAGATGACTTGAGAGAGTTCTTGATCAATTCTTAAATGTGCCAGtgttttgtttttcctttgcttAATGTTAATAATTGATTTGTGACATTACttgaatgatgcaagcaagttaggTAGGAATTCCCCACAAAGTTGACAGCTGCACTATTTTTGCATTGTTGCATGTGCAGGTAGCAACTTTACATCTGGGGGAGTTGACTTGTATAGTCATGATAGGAATTGGTAGCTATCTGCTCCCTCTGCTGTTCctttgactctgaagagttgaactATGTCTCCAACTTGATATTTGTTGATCTTTAAGTTCTTGAGGATGtgtatcaggttccttatcttgtttttaatagtttgttagatcatcaaaacataacagggatacacatataacctaccaattttcccctttttgatgataacAAACTTATAATTCAAGCTCTCCCTAAGAACCAAAATGACATTCGCATTTCATGTATTCTGTGAGGCTCGTGAGAGATTTTTGGACTGATCTCTGCactaaaaagtcaagaaataatgttttccagaaaagtgcgATTCTGCGATCGAGAATGtggtcgcatatcaggtatgcgaaccgcatagtcggcgcaaagtgagtcagtgtgttggtcaaatttgaggtcaactatgcggtcaattaagcgatcgcataaccgatatacggaccgcatagtcatcgcataattcccttgggattttgtaaggggcagttctgcggtgcattatgcgaccgcagaacgggtatgcagaccacatttctgccgcatacccagaCAGTGTGTTCAGGTTTTGGGGAGCATTTTTGCGGTCTATTATGCGGGCCGCATGTCAACTTTGTGATCGTAGATCTGactcggggctcctattttctaatttttaaaacccAACCCCATCCCATTAATAACACCCCAACAGAccatttttctgttattttttaCGACATAGAGAGAGAGGGAGTTCTAGAGTGAGAAGGAGTAATCTTCATCAAGTTTTCTCTAAATCCTTGCCCCAAATCCTTAAAGATTGTCAATTGAAGCTACTAGGTtttcatcctaagaggtaagaactaTACCCtcatcaataatttcaaaatttctattaaaaaaaGTTAATTAGCAAGTGGGTACATGGTATAAGGCTAGtaattttgcatgcacaagagaTAATGGGGCATGGGGAGGATGAGAACTAAAGAGGCAACAATTGGGGTATAATACTAAAGAAATTTCTTTCAAAAAGGGGCCTAAGATCACAATACACCTTTGATGTTTGATGATATGCTCAAACGAGCTAGAATCTTAATCTTGTCactaattcttggttcaattgTAATTCTTatacaatagattgaagtgctAAGAGTCCCAGAATTTTAtaagaattagaggaaagctttatggaggtatgtatggctaaaaccccctcctCTTAAAAATTGAGCTTCCATGGTGCCCGTGTAAGTGTTCTAAGTTCGAAACGTAATTGATGAAATGCTTGTTATGTTAAGTGAATtgatgttgtgaaaatgtatgaGGTAGGTAATTCCTTAGGTGTTTAATGTGTTATTCTTGTAAATGGAAGATGTGTGGAGAACATGAA
Above is a window of Nicotiana tabacum cultivar K326 chromosome 8, ASM71507v2, whole genome shotgun sequence DNA encoding:
- the LOC142163289 gene encoding uncharacterized protein LOC142163289 — protein: MAQKDRSCKFHVAEQISQEGPGSWSAQIKLQGSQDIYAYGIIFGATTDSLCEEFAKLMGSEFEMSMLGGTECLPGSSREAVHKGNVLDIVFSVGLCARLQSNSKESHLKAAKRIRRYFKGTQNLVLYYSSGDNFNLIGYADVDYAGYLVNKKSTSGMAHFLGSCFISWGTRK